The following DNA comes from Arcobacter cloacae.
AAACAGACTCTTTTGGATTGTAAGAGTAATCTTCTAGTATATTTTTAACTAAATCATTTTTAGGAGTTGGCGAGCCTTCTATTGTTTTAAAATATTTAGTTAATCCCAACTCTTTGCAAAGATAATTCAGTTCTTTTTCATCCGAACCTGAAACTATATGAAAGTTATAGTTTTTATAATTTTCTTCTATAAACTTTACTGTTTCAGTAATAAGATATTTTTTATTTGTGAGTTCTTTTTTCATAATAGTAGAAAACTTATCTGCTAACTCTTGCACCTTTTCATCACTTACATCCTGCTCTAAAAGAGTGTTATAAAAATATCTTATTTTTACATAACGACTTAATCCACCGTTTAAAGTATGATATTCTAAAAGCTTATCTACAAGCTCTTTATCAAAATCTTGAAAAATTTTTTTAAATCCATAATCTCTTATTGGTAGGCTATTAAGTATAACACCATCAAAATCCCAAAATATTGTTTTAATCAATTTTTAATCCTATTTATTAGAAATGCTTATTTTTAATGTAATTATTATAATAAAATTTCGCAAGTTCTAAATCCATTCCATCATCTATATCAACACTTTCAATTCTATTTAAAGGCATTTTATAAGGGTTTGCTCCATGGAAATATGCCCATTCAATCATTTTTATTCTTGGAGCAATTAAAATCCCGTCACTAATAAAATATAATTCTTCTAATTCTTGACTAGGAACATGTTTTAATCCTAATTCATAGTTTATAGGTCCATTTTTATTCCATACATATCTCTTAAATGGTTCAACAGAAATTAATGAATCATATTTTTTTAAGTCTATAACATTTTCTATATATAATTCCAAACTTTTTAAATAAGTTTCAATAGAAATTAAAGGTGCCGTAACAGGAGCCCAAATTATATTTTCTCCTTGAACAGATTCACAAATATGTTTAACAACAGCACCGAATGGTTCTGTTTTTTCATCACAATATTTTAACTCTCTTTTGTGAATACTTACATTTTTAGCTTGTGCCATTTCTAGCATTAATTCTGAATCAGATGATACAACAATATTATCAATATACTTTACTTTTTTTAATATATCAATTTTATATTCTAATAAATTTGAATCTGCAAATTTAGATATATTTTTATCTTTTAATCTTCTACTTCCTGCTCTCACAGGTATTATTGCGGTAAATTTATTCATTTTATATTAACTCCTTTTTAAAATACATATTGATTAATTCTTTAGCAAATACATAATCTTTAATATCATTTATTTCTATAGATTCAAATGAATCTAATTCAAAAAATAATGGATTTTTTGTAAGTAAATTTTTAATACTTATTGCTATATCTTTTTTTATTATATAACATCCATTTGTGATGGTATAAATGGGTTCTATATCTTTTCTTGATATAAATTCATCAGAAAAATTTAATCTCTCATTTTTAAAAAAGACATATTCATTTTTTTTCTCTACAGTAATCAAAGAATCTAATTTTTCATTTAAAAACCTATCTATCATCTGTTTATAATTTTTACTGTTTAAAAAAGGAGCTGTACAATTTATCCATACAATATTTTCTTCTTTAACTTTAGAGATAGAATTTATTACCACATCTATATAGCTTAAATTTGGTTCTCTTTTTATAAAGTTTACCTCTTCATTTTCTGCTATTTCTCTAATAACTTCACTTTCAGAACTAATATAAATTTGTGATGATTTTGCAAATTCCTTGCACTGTGATATTTTCCACTCTAAAAGTGTTGTATCACCAAATGGTGCTATATCTCCTAATTTATGATATCTATTTTTTTCTTGTGCTGGTATAATTATTGCAAAGCTCATTGTAATCTCCTTTTTAATTCAGTTAATCTTGATAATTCTGAACCAATTTGTACATCACTAAACTCTTTTTTTGACAATATATAAAGCTCTTCAAATTTCAAAGCTTCTTTTATAGCATTTGCTTTTTCCAAAAATGATTTTGTAGGAAGAATTACTTTTCTAGTTTCTAGTTTGTAGATAATCTCTTTTAAATCTGGATATTCTGTATTTATTTTGTCAATAGTTTTAGCTGAAGTACTTCCTCCTACTGTGAAAGTTAAATTTGCATTTTTTACTTTTTGACCTATATTTTGTAAAAGCTCAAATGTAAAATCACTATCAGGTTTAATATTTTTATCAAAATATGATGCAGTTAAATCACTTCTTCCAATTGTAACATTATCAAATTTACCATTTGCATATTCAAGAATTTCATCGAGTTGATCCATAGCATTTTTTGTTTCAAGATTAAGTGTAGTATGAATTTTATGTTCACCATAAATATTACAAACACTATCATAAAATTTTTTAGCCCCAAATTTACTCTCTACCATAGGAGCTATAAGTCCATCAACATTTATTTCGAGAGCATCTCTTATATCTCTTATAGCTTCAACTCCACCTATTTTCAAATAAAGCTTAATTCCTGCTCTTGAAGTTAGTCTTCTTAATCTCATTAAATCTCTAAATGATGAACCTTCTGCTTCAAACTCTGCTTTTATACCTTGTAAATCATAATTATCTTTAAGAAAACAAAGTTGCTCATAAAGATTTTTTTCTAAACTATACATATTTTAATTCCTAATAAATTCTATTATACTTACTCAAATACCACTCAATAGTCTTAACAATCCCCGTATCAAAATTCTCATCTGCTTTCCAACCTAGTTCATTCTCTAGTTTACTCGCATCTATTGCATATCTTCTATCATGTCCTGCTCTATCTTCTACGAATGTGATAAGACTTTTATATGAAAAATTAGGTTGTGGAACTTCTTTATCTAATATTGTTGTTATTGCATCTACGATTTGAAGATTTGTTCTTTCATTTCTTCCACCAATATTGTATGTCTCTCCTTTATTACCTTTATGGTAAACAAGGTCAATTCCTTTACAGTGATCTAACACATACAACCAATCTCTTATATTTTTCCCATCACCATAGATTGGTATTGGATTATTATTTAGAGCATTTCTTATGATTGTTGGAATTAGTTTTTCATCATGTTGTTTTGGACCATAGTTATTTGAGCAGTTTGTAATAACTGCGTTTAATCCAAATGTTTCTACATATGCTCTTATTATCATATCACTTGAAGCTTTACTAGCTGAGTATGGAGAGTTTGGAGCATATGGTGTTTTTTCAGTAAATAGATCATTTGGGTCTAGGCTTAATGTTCCATATACTTCATCTGTTGAGATATGATGAAATCTACAATCTTGATATTCTGTTTTATAAGTAAATGGTTTTTCCATCCAATATTTTTTTGCTACATCTACAAGAGTATATGTTCCATTTACATTTGTTTGCACAAATACACCTGGATTTTTAATACTATTATCTACATGTGATTCAGCTGCAAAATGAATTACACCTTTTATATCATATTCAGCAAATATAAATTCAACTAATTCTCTATTACAGATATCCCCTTTTATAAATTTATAGTTAGGATCATTTTCACACTCTTTTAGATTTTCCAAATCTCCTGCATAAGTTAAAAGGTCTAGATTTACTAAGTTATAATTTGGATATTTCTCTAAAAAATACGGTACAAAGTTTGAACCTATAAATCCTGCTGTTCCTGTTAGTAGTATATTTTTAGTTTGCATTATTTTCCTTGATAAATGGGTTTATTATTGTTAGTTTATTTTCTATAACTTGATTGTGTTGCATATCTTCACTAAAGATAATATTACAACTGTTTTCTAAAGCTGTTGCTATTATAAGTGCATCATAATATTGTAAATTATATTTGTCTTTTATCTCAATAGCTTTTATTTGTGTATTAAAATCAAAATCACAAGTAAAAACTATATTTGATATTTGTTCTATTGTATTTTTTATATCAAATGATGATAATTTAAACTTTTTAAATAAGATATTTGTAATTTCATTAATTACTTGCTTAGAAATATTTAATTCACTATAGTTTTCAAATAATTTCCTAGAAATAATCTGTTTTTCTATCTCACTATTAGAATAGCAATAGATAATAATATTTGTATCTAAAAATATTTTATCTTGCATTCGCTTCTTCTCTATCAAATTTATAGTTTGATGTATCAATAGCTATTGTATTAAATAAATATTTTGTTTCCTTAGAATTTTTTTCTACAATTTTATCTTCTACTACTTCTATTCCTTTATTACTTAATCCATCTAGAAAGAATTTTAGATGAGAGTAAACATTATCTTCAACATTTATTTTTAAAGAGTGCATAATCATTCCTTTTATTATTTCTTTTCTCTGTTAATTATAAGATATTTTTTCTAAGTAAACTATCTTCTCTCACCCAATCTTCTTAAACAATCATCCAAACCATCTTTCCAATATGGTATCTCTATATTAAAAGTTGTTTTTATTTTATTTTTATTTAATAGTGAAAAATGAGGTCGTTTTGCTGGTGTTGGATATTGATATGTCTCTATTGCCTTTACTTTACAGTTTAATTTTGCCATTTTCATTATCTCTTTTGCAAAATCATACCAAGACAATACACCTTCATTTGAATAGTTATAAATTTCAACTTTAGAATTTTCTATTTTTGGAAGAATATCTAGAATTGTAGTTGCAAGATGTTTTGCATAAGTCGGAGTTCCTACTTGGTCAAATATTACACCTAATTCTTCTTTTTCTTTCCCTAATCGAAGCATTGTTTTTACAAAGTTATTTCCATAGTAGCTATAAACCCAAGAAGTTCTAATAATTATAGAATTTTTCGGATTTATATCTCTCATTTCATTTTCACCATCAAGTTTTGTTTTACCATATATTGATTGTGGGTTTGTTTGAAACTCTTCACAATAAGGTTTAAAATTTTTACCATCAAATACATAATCTGTTGAGATATGAATTAGTTTAATATTTAACTCTTGAGAAACTAAAGCTAGTTTTTTCACAGCTTTTCTATTTATTAGATCTGCATTTATTTCATCAGTTTGGGCTTTATCCACTGCAGTATATGCTGCGCAGTTTATAATCACATTTATATTATTTGTTTGGCAAAAATTTCTAATATCTTCTTTATTTGTGATATCGATACTATTTCTATCTGTAAAAAAGAAATTATATGAATATTCTTTTGAAAGCTCTTT
Coding sequences within:
- a CDS encoding HAD family hydrolase, whose amino-acid sequence is MIKTIFWDFDGVILNSLPIRDYGFKKIFQDFDKELVDKLLEYHTLNGGLSRYVKIRYFYNTLLEQDVSDEKVQELADKFSTIMKKELTNKKYLITETVKFIEENYKNYNFHIVSGSDEKELNYLCKELGLTKYFKTIEGSPTPKNDLVKNILEDYSYNPKESVLIGDSINDYEAANINGMTFYGYNNKDLKEFDRYIEDFNSLLLQ
- a CDS encoding cytidylyltransferase domain-containing protein, coding for MNKFTAIIPVRAGSRRLKDKNISKFADSNLLEYKIDILKKVKYIDNIVVSSDSELMLEMAQAKNVSIHKRELKYCDEKTEPFGAVVKHICESVQGENIIWAPVTAPLISIETYLKSLELYIENVIDLKKYDSLISVEPFKRYVWNKNGPINYELGLKHVPSQELEELYFISDGILIAPRIKMIEWAYFHGANPYKMPLNRIESVDIDDGMDLELAKFYYNNYIKNKHF
- a CDS encoding cytidylyltransferase domain-containing protein is translated as MSFAIIIPAQEKNRYHKLGDIAPFGDTTLLEWKISQCKEFAKSSQIYISSESEVIREIAENEEVNFIKREPNLSYIDVVINSISKVKEENIVWINCTAPFLNSKNYKQMIDRFLNEKLDSLITVEKKNEYVFFKNERLNFSDEFISRKDIEPIYTITNGCYIIKKDIAISIKNLLTKNPLFFELDSFESIEINDIKDYVFAKELINMYFKKELI
- a CDS encoding aldolase/citrate lyase family protein, with protein sequence MYSLEKNLYEQLCFLKDNYDLQGIKAEFEAEGSSFRDLMRLRRLTSRAGIKLYLKIGGVEAIRDIRDALEINVDGLIAPMVESKFGAKKFYDSVCNIYGEHKIHTTLNLETKNAMDQLDEILEYANGKFDNVTIGRSDLTASYFDKNIKPDSDFTFELLQNIGQKVKNANLTFTVGGSTSAKTIDKINTEYPDLKEIIYKLETRKVILPTKSFLEKANAIKEALKFEELYILSKKEFSDVQIGSELSRLTELKRRLQ
- the rfbB gene encoding dTDP-glucose 4,6-dehydratase, translating into MQTKNILLTGTAGFIGSNFVPYFLEKYPNYNLVNLDLLTYAGDLENLKECENDPNYKFIKGDICNRELVEFIFAEYDIKGVIHFAAESHVDNSIKNPGVFVQTNVNGTYTLVDVAKKYWMEKPFTYKTEYQDCRFHHISTDEVYGTLSLDPNDLFTEKTPYAPNSPYSASKASSDMIIRAYVETFGLNAVITNCSNNYGPKQHDEKLIPTIIRNALNNNPIPIYGDGKNIRDWLYVLDHCKGIDLVYHKGNKGETYNIGGRNERTNLQIVDAITTILDKEVPQPNFSYKSLITFVEDRAGHDRRYAIDASKLENELGWKADENFDTGIVKTIEWYLSKYNRIY
- a CDS encoding PIN domain-containing protein; this translates as MQDKIFLDTNIIIYCYSNSEIEKQIISRKLFENYSELNISKQVINEITNILFKKFKLSSFDIKNTIEQISNIVFTCDFDFNTQIKAIEIKDKYNLQYYDALIIATALENSCNIIFSEDMQHNQVIENKLTIINPFIKENNAN
- the rfbD gene encoding dTDP-4-dehydrorhamnose reductase; the encoded protein is MLNSNIYNVLVTGSNGQLGSEIKELSKEYSYNFFFTDRNSIDITNKEDIRNFCQTNNINVIINCAAYTAVDKAQTDEINADLINRKAVKKLALVSQELNIKLIHISTDYVFDGKNFKPYCEEFQTNPQSIYGKTKLDGENEMRDINPKNSIIIRTSWVYSYYGNNFVKTMLRLGKEKEELGVIFDQVGTPTYAKHLATTILDILPKIENSKVEIYNYSNEGVLSWYDFAKEIMKMAKLNCKVKAIETYQYPTPAKRPHFSLLNKNKIKTTFNIEIPYWKDGLDDCLRRLGERR